One window of the Nicotiana tabacum cultivar K326 chromosome 4, ASM71507v2, whole genome shotgun sequence genome contains the following:
- the LOC107802466 gene encoding mitochondrial outer membrane protein porin of 36 kDa has protein sequence MSKQPGIYSDIGKDATDLLYGDYNMQPPICYHFNWLDWSLNLSGGVRASVPGQEIRTLLKFYLPYQRSNKVELQYLRDYFGYTAGISLTKSPLISFSGVIGNGFFNTGADISIDAETDILAKCDAGLSFNTDILTASLTLSDKADTLRAHAYRQIQPLTHTGIAAELMHQFSSKQTTLTLGAQHSPFPFMLIKARAASDGSLATLFQHDLLSRFCLTIGAEMNVMDAINTASLGVSLSLKV, from the exons ATGAGCAAGCAGCCAGGGATCTATTCTGATATTGGCAAAGATGCAACAG ATCTTCTATATGGAGATTATAACATGCAGCCGCCAATTTGCTATCACTTCAATTGGTTAGATTGGAGCTTAAACCTCAGCGGTGGAG TTAGAGCCAGTGTACCTGGACAGGAAATAAGGACACTTCTCAAGTTCTATTTACCATATCAGAGGTCTAATAAG GTGGAATTGCAGTACTTGCGTGATTATTTTGGGTATACAGCAGGCATCAGTTTGACAAAAAGCCCCCTGATAAGTTTTTCTGGTGTCATTGGAAATGGTTTTTTCAACACTGGAGCAGATATCTCAATTGATGCAGAAACTGATATACTGGCCAAATGCGATGCTGGTTTGAGCTTCAATACTGACATTCTCACCGCTTCACTCACCTT GAGCGATAAAGCTGACACCTTGAGAGCTCATGCTTACCGTCAAATTCAACCCTTAACACACACAGGAATTGCAGCGGAGCTAATGCATCAATTCTCCAGCAAACAAACGACTCTTACCCTGGGAGCCCAGCATTCCCCGTTTCCTTTTATGCTGATTAAAGCTCGAGCTGCAAGTGATGGCAGTTTGGCTACTCTTTTTCAACACGATCTTCTTTCAAGATTCTGTCTGACAATTGGAGCAGAGATGAATGTCATGGATGCCATAAACACTGCTTCACTGGGGGTTTCACTCTCCCTTAAGGTCTGA
- the LOC107802473 gene encoding hypersensitive-induced reaction 1 protein → MGNLFCCVQVDQSTVAIKEQFGKYQDVLEPGCHCVPWFLGSQLAGHLSLRVQQLDVRCETKTKDNVFVNVVASIQYRALADKANDAFYKLSNTKGQIQAYVFDVIRASVPKLNLDDVFEQKNEIAKAVEEELEKAMSAYGYEIVQTLIVDIVPDEHVKRAMNEINAAARLRVAANEKAEAEKILQIKRAEGEAESKYLAGLGIARQRQAIVDGLRDSVLGFSVNVPGTSAKDVMDMVLVTQYFDTMKEIGASSKSSAVFIPHGPGAVRDVAQQIRDGLLQASV, encoded by the exons ATGGGCAATTTGTTCTGCTGTGTTCAAGTTGATCAATCCACAGTTGCAATTAAGGAGCAATTTGGCAAGTATCAGGATGTGCTTGAGCCAGGTTGCCACTGTGTGCCTTGGTTCCTTGGAAGCCAGTTGGCTGGTCATCTCTCCCTCAGAGTGCAGCAACTAGATGTGCGCTGTGAAACCAAGACAAAG GACAATGTATTTGTCAATGTTGTCGCATCAATTCAGTATCGTGCCCTGGCGGACAAAGCAAATGATGCTTTCTACAAACTAAGTAACACTAAGGGTCAAATTCAGGCATATGTTTTTGACG TCATTAGAGCAAGTGTTCCAAAACTCAATCTGGATGATGTATTTGAGCAAAAAAATGAAATTGCTAAGGCTGTTGAGGAGGAACTTGAGAAA GCTATGTCAGCTTATGGATATGAAATTGTTCAGACACTTATAGTTGATATAGTACCAGATGAGCATGTGAAGAGGGCTATGAATGAAATCAACGCTG CTGCTCGGTTGAGGGTGGCTGCTAATGAGAAGGCAGAAGCTGAGAAGATTTTGCAAATTAAGAGGGCTGAAGGGGAGGCCGAGTCTAAGTATCTCGCAGGCTTAGGTATTGCTCGACAACGTCAAGCAATTGTGGATGGTCTGAGAGACAGTGTGCTAGGATTTTCAGTCAATGTGCCAGGAACTAGTGCAAAGGATGTTATGGACATGGTCCTCGTAACCCAGTACTTTGACACAATGAAAGAAATTGGCGCTTCCAGCAAATCATCTGCTGTCTTCATCCCCCACGGGCCTGGTGCTGTAAGAGATGTGGCACAGCAGATCCGTGATGGACTTCTTCAGGCTTCTGTTTAG